A portion of the Bacteroidota bacterium genome contains these proteins:
- a CDS encoding M28 family peptidase, which yields MMIYRVFPLSFLLLGLLLPLCAVSQRAAAQPATDSLSPIPFAKPIVDTLSSPAFAGRGYLNDADGKAADYIENYFKRIGLSPISDTYQQPFPLTVDVYPTTPTLSLGLRKLDLGHDYLPFPGSSSGTATTARIVEVGDGLFVPNTKYNNYAGKNVEQAVVVMDLEITPDVLQAIRADSTINPALAQTTGRIEIARYLGAVAVILRTSNNLLDFYTPVNTGIPAFVVADQVWLENGAATASFTLETTLDWQTTSSNVIGYIPGTTTPEEYYFISAHYDHMGQLGPDHYFPGANDNASGVALTLALAAYFQQKPLKRSLVFVGFSGEEEGLIGSRYFVDNPPLPLESIRFLVNLDMVASGSQGIMAVGGSDFNDEFDLLASVGDTLNIGPIGKRPNAPISDHYFFLNAGVRGFFLYTNKGDQPYHHPEDVAATLDWQDFADTYALVRTFLMKLDKQ from the coding sequence ATGATGATCTATCGCGTTTTCCCTCTCTCCTTTTTGCTTTTGGGCCTGTTGTTGCCTTTGTGTGCTGTTTCTCAGCGTGCTGCTGCTCAACCGGCAACAGACTCTTTATCACCCATACCATTTGCCAAACCCATCGTAGACACGCTTTCCTCACCAGCATTTGCCGGCCGCGGGTATCTGAACGATGCAGATGGTAAAGCCGCTGACTATATCGAAAACTACTTCAAGCGTATCGGGCTCTCCCCCATTAGCGATACCTATCAGCAGCCCTTCCCGCTTACCGTAGATGTGTACCCGACAACCCCGACCCTCAGCCTGGGATTGCGAAAACTGGATCTGGGGCACGACTATCTGCCATTCCCCGGTAGTTCGTCTGGTACAGCAACCACGGCACGCATTGTCGAGGTGGGAGACGGCCTCTTCGTACCAAATACCAAGTACAACAACTACGCCGGCAAAAACGTCGAACAAGCCGTTGTGGTGATGGACCTTGAAATTACGCCTGACGTCTTACAAGCCATCCGGGCAGACAGCACGATTAACCCCGCACTGGCCCAAACAACAGGCCGTATCGAAATTGCCCGATACCTCGGCGCTGTGGCGGTCATTTTACGGACAAGCAATAACCTGCTGGATTTTTATACGCCTGTAAACACGGGTATTCCTGCCTTCGTTGTAGCTGATCAGGTATGGCTTGAAAATGGAGCGGCAACGGCGTCATTCACCTTAGAAACAACGCTTGACTGGCAGACCACCTCGTCCAATGTCATAGGCTATATTCCCGGTACAACAACGCCGGAAGAATATTACTTCATCTCTGCACATTACGACCACATGGGGCAATTGGGGCCCGATCACTATTTCCCTGGCGCCAATGACAATGCCAGTGGCGTAGCACTAACGCTGGCCCTTGCGGCTTATTTCCAGCAAAAGCCTCTAAAACGATCGCTGGTTTTTGTTGGCTTTTCTGGCGAAGAAGAAGGACTGATCGGCTCCCGCTATTTTGTCGACAATCCGCCTTTACCTCTCGAATCCATTCGTTTTCTGGTAAATCTCGATATGGTGGCTTCCGGGTCGCAAGGCATTATGGCTGTTGGCGGTAGTGATTTTAATGATGAATTTGACCTGCTGGCATCTGTTGGCGACACATTGAATATTGGTCCCATTGGTAAACGCCCCAACGCCCCGATTAGCGATCATTATTTCTTTTTGAATGCAGGCGTTCGTGGCTTCTTTTTGTATACCAACAAAGGAGATCAGCCCTACCACCATCCTGAAGATGTGGCCGCTACCCTCGACTGGCAAGATTTTGCAGATACTTATGCCCTTGTTCGTACCTTCCTGATGAAGCTAGATAAGCAATAA